Proteins encoded by one window of Melospiza melodia melodia isolate bMelMel2 chromosome 9, bMelMel2.pri, whole genome shotgun sequence:
- the ITPRIP gene encoding inositol 1,4,5-trisphosphate receptor-interacting protein gives MPVGLFRVCLLVITAIVNHPLFFPKENGTVPENTEEIIQKMKEREESLRLEQLRLEQEIAHQEATQKALEEAAVVVEESKEGRVRWDMWTALSMVIFLLIELWRQDFQEGNWQDIGGEEDDMAVLGKAFKGVALPDKAVLASFYEKRILGTTGDMARMREMVEGFADDLLEALRSVCNRDADMEVEDCMGVGSMYENWRVRKPFVCDLIVPFAPPEPYCFRCHTWCSGDSFPPDEQGYGTIKVCRADEDVTGCICDKTKLGEDMLCLLHSQVSSTKPSSEMEDLLCFKNTQYLDADQVMKWFQIAVTKAWNRISHKYEFDLSFSLLDSPGALKIKFKSGKSIAFNLTPVVQYENSDVYFISHFPRSSLAADIPSSTHWFLTFAVYERRFIQLVSKTLPANACHVSCLQILSFLHGKQCSLTGPSGLTNYHLKTVLLHLLQARPSQDWAPEKLEARLQDMLKFLEKCLHEKKLYHFFIGNGKVPAELGFPIIFQRAEPLNLFRPFVLRRDIYRKMVDTFHEMLRNMSALINEYTVHIPLAHTNGIRKEPL, from the coding sequence GGTGATCACAGCCATTGTCAACCACCCGCTCTTCTTCCCTAAGGAGAATGGCACGGTCCCTGAGAACACAGAGGAAATCATCCAGAAGATGAAGGAGCGGGAGGAGAGCCTGCGGCTGGAGCAGCTGCGCTTGGAGCAGGAAATCGCACACCAGGAAGCCACACAGAAGgctctggaggaggctgcagtggtAGTGGAGGAAAGCAAAGAGGGAAGGGTCCGATGGGATATGTGGACTGCCCTCTCCATGGTCATCTTCCTGCTGATCGAGCTCTGGAGGCAGGATTTCCAGGAAGGGAATTGGCAGGACATAGGAGGAGAAGAGGATgacatggcagtgctggggaaggcaTTTAAAGGAGTGGCCTTGCCCGACAAGGCTGTCCTGGCCAGCTTCTATGAGAAGCGTATCCTGGGTACCACTGGAGACATGGCCAGGATGCGGGAGATGGTGGAAGGCTTTGCAGATGACCTGCTGGAGGCCTTGAGGAGCGTCTGTAACCGGGATGCTGACATGGAAGTGGAGGATTGCATGGGTGTGGGGAGCATGTATGAGAACTGGAGAGTGCGCAAACCCTTCGTCTGTGATCTGATAGTGCCTTTTGCTCCCCCGGAGCCTTACTGCTTTCGCTGCCACACCTGGTGCTCTGGTGACTCTTTTCCCCCAGATGAACAAGGTTATGGCACTAtcaaggtgtgcagggcagatgAGGATGTGACGGGCTGCATCTGTGACAAGACAAAACTAGGGGAAGATATGCTGTGCCTCCTCCATAGCCAGGTCAGTAGTACCAAGCCCAGCAGTGAGATGGAAGACCTCCTGTGCTTCAAAAACACTCAATATCTGGATGCTGACCAAGTCATGAAGTGGTTCCAGATTGCTGTCACCAAGGCCTGGAACAGAATCTCCCACAAATATGAATTTGACCTTTCCTTCAGCCTCCTGGACTCGCCAGGAGCCCTGAAGATAAAATTTAAATCGGGGAAATCTATTGCCTTCAACCTCACCCCTGTGGTGCAGTATGAGAACTCTGACGTTTACTTCATCTCCCACTTCCCTCggagcagcctggcagcagaTATCCCCTCCAGCACCCACTGGTTTCTCACCTTTGCAGTGTATGAGAGGAGGTTCATCCAGCTGGTCTCCAAAACACTGCCTGCCAATGCCTGCCACGTCAGCTGCCTTCAGATCCTCTCCTTCCTCCATGGGAAGCAGTGCAGCCTCACAGGTCCCAGTGGGCTCACCAACTACCACCTGAAAACAGTGCTGCTGCATCTCCTGCAGGCACGTCCCAGCCAGGACTGGGCCCCAGAAAAGCTGGAGGCCCGCCTACAGGACATGCTGAAATTCCTAGAGAAATGTTTGCATGAAAAGAAGCTTTATCACTTCTTTATTGGCAATGGGAAGGTACCAGCAGAGCTGGGTTTCCCCATCATATTTCAGAGGGCTGAGCCTCTCAACCTTTTCCGTCCCTTTGTGCTGCGCAGGGACATTTACAGGAAGATGGTGGACACGTTCCACGAGATGCTCAGGAACATGTCTGCACTGATAAACGAGTACACAGTGCACATTCCCCTTGCACACACCAATGGGATCCGTAAGGAACCCCTTTAA